In a genomic window of Leptolyngbya sp. SIO1E4:
- a CDS encoding ParA family protein: MKTLSCLSLSGGQGKTSISLLLGRLLAQQGRRVLMVDADPQANLTFYLGHDVQPDAPTLLEVLKRQVETAAGIYPLAYEHLYLLPADEGLHQAQEYLATSGMGALALRYSLEAVGELFDVCLIDSPPQRTQICLSVVGTSDWVLIPAEASTKGVNSLLRSLELLEEMRRIRAFTGQVLGVLPFRDKWFGRSQATDSREAISAMRQVAGEIRVLPSILESERYKQAIRQGRLLAELGYGELEFPLRRVIEILEQV, translated from the coding sequence ATGAAGACGTTGAGCTGCTTGTCACTCTCGGGAGGACAGGGGAAAACCTCGATCTCGCTATTGCTAGGCCGACTGTTGGCGCAGCAGGGGCGGCGGGTGTTGATGGTGGATGCCGACCCTCAAGCAAATCTGACGTTTTATTTAGGTCATGATGTGCAGCCAGATGCCCCAACACTACTGGAAGTGTTGAAGCGTCAGGTAGAGACGGCGGCGGGCATTTATCCCCTGGCTTACGAGCATCTGTATCTGTTGCCTGCTGATGAGGGGCTGCATCAGGCCCAAGAGTATTTGGCCACCAGCGGCATGGGCGCGTTGGCGTTGCGTTACAGCTTGGAAGCTGTGGGTGAGCTATTCGATGTTTGCCTGATCGATTCACCGCCCCAGCGCACTCAGATTTGTCTATCGGTCGTCGGCACGTCGGACTGGGTGTTGATTCCAGCCGAGGCCTCGACCAAGGGGGTAAACTCACTGCTGCGCAGTCTAGAGCTATTGGAGGAGATGCGGCGCATCCGGGCGTTTACGGGGCAGGTGCTGGGGGTGCTACCGTTTCGTGATAAGTGGTTTGGCCGATCGCAGGCGACGGATAGTCGAGAGGCGATCTCGGCGATGCGACAAGTTGCAGGCGAGATTCGAGTACTGCCGTCGATTTTGGAGAGTGAGCGCTACAAGCAAGCGATTCGGCAGGGGCGGTTATTGGCAGAGCTGGGGTATGGGGAGTTGGAATTCCCGCTGCGGCGGGTGATTGAGATTTTGGAACAGGTGTAG